TTTTAGCACCAAAACAGcttgttgtctctctctctcacttggaAAAAATAGATACACTTTTCCTTCATGTAAGCTTTTCCTTTACGTACGCAAATATATGTGTCACTGCAGATTattaaaacatccagacatgaACAAAGCATGACATTTAAATCAGCTAAGTCAAATTTTCCATACACAAGTACAACACTGCTCGTTTTATCAGGGTAGGAGACTCCATGCATCTCAGCTTCTTCTTcatctttatttttgtatttatttattctttttaacagCAGAAGTGCTTGGCCAAGAGCATTGGTCCTGggtttgtttttaaagcacatCTGTGGCTCAAAAATCCTTTTCTAGGTGTTGATTCAACTGCTATCATCTGTAAAGGACCTAAAACAATGTGGAACAAATGTTCCATAGACATCAGCTCCATGGTGCTTCCTGTAGCTTTCAGTTTGACAAGGTTTATGCGTGTGTGTTTAGGGGGTGGGCCACTTAAAAGAATAGCAGCTGGGGTGTTTGTAGAGTGACAGAGGCAGGAGGGCATCCTTCATATTAAGTTCCAGCCTccatcttaacacacacacacacctgtctgcCTTGAGCAGAGTATCATGCACCGTAAAACTACAAGACTTAAGAGGTGCCCAACTTGTTGTTTGTTTACAGGTCCTCAAAATGGTGACAATGTTTCCTATGAAGTGTCTAGACCACACACACAATGGTCCCATGAAAGGCTTTTACTGCAGAAAGCCTTTATAATTCACAATCCCCTCAACCTTCACACATGACAGAAGATTATAAAACCATACACAAGATTTTTACATATTCTGATGAAATCGTGGTGCTTGCCCTTGCAAAACTGCCATGATTTTactgtgttctgggtggttactaggatgttgctaggttgttctagaTGGTTACTACTTTGTTGCATATATAAATAACTAGGACCTTAATGGAATATTATGAACTTCATCAAATATTGCATCAATGTAACTTTTTTCGCCCCACATTTTGAATGTAGGGggaatttttgctaaattattgagCTGACACAATGCTATCTTGCCCATTACCCGTCCCAGTTTTCATAGCCCCAAGAGCTCTGAAACAATTTTAACActagtcactatcaactgccattgttttGAAAAGATGGACTGAAATATttagtcatatgtgtttggaacgacataagggaatgaattatgacagaatttgggatattagggttaggggtttgttcaaataccTAACTATATACAGCAATAAAATAGTCATCCTTGCCTtgacaagcaccactaattataaaATCCTTTATAATTGATATCCATTAATTACAGTTATAATTGagataattataaaacaataatacaaacaaCCAATCTGCGGACAGTTACAAAGCTCACAGATCCAAACAAATGTATGACCACCCAGATTTGAATACCTGACCCACTATGGTCTTCAGTGATGTTAAGGAGCTGAGTCATATTATGTAAATTATATTGGTGTAGGGTATCTTTGCTTTGAGGAGACGGCCTTGAAACCAGAACACCCTCAGCACAAGTGAAAGACCCAGGCCTTGCATTGCCAAAATATCCTCCCATCACAGATGCCGCTCATTCTCACCCCTGCCCCAAAGATTGGCTCCCTCGTCATCACACACTTAAACTTCTATTAATACCCCCAACACAAACACAGCTTAGGGCCAGCAGATGGACTCAAGTGGCTTTGGCTGAGAAAGACCTTTGTGGCTTCAGACCACTGGAATGCCTACGAGTGTAACTTCATCCCAGGCTTGGCTGGGGGTTAGAGTCTTCAGAATAGGGACAAGGTCACAATGGATGTGGAGTAAGGTAGTGGGAGAAGCACCTTTATATGGTGCCAATCCTGAGGGGAGATAAGTTTCTTTGGCTGGCTGCAGAAAGCAGGCATTATAACATAACTGGGGATCATGTCGCTCATTTCATGATGATGGCTTCATAATGACTGGATCAGGAATTGACAAATAAAGATGTGTAAATCCAACTTTAAAACGATTGCAACATGCAACAATTTTCAACATTCTTTCTCTAAATGTAAAGACTTCATCATTAGTGGTTGCTACGGATTGGAGATTGTTATCTGGTGAAAACATCCCATTGAAGAAGGAACCTAAGCTGTATCAAGGGACAAGAACATTAAAGAGACTGGggtgtgggctcttttgactttgtcCAGTAAGCAACCTCCTAACAACCATctacaacatcctagcaaccagcaAGTTCCAATTAACCATgaagagcaccctagcaaccacctagcaatatgCTTAATCATAGACAACACcattgcaactgcatagcaatttgCTACAAtgcccagaacaacctagcagcATAGCAACAGGCTAAAAACTCCCAGAGCActctagcaacagcatagcaatgtgctaaaatacccagaacaacctagcaactgaatagcaatgtgctaaaaacatctACAACACCTTAGCAATTACATAGCATTGTGctaaaacacccagaacacctgaGCAACtatatagcaatgtgctaaaaacatctacaacaccttagcaattacatagcaatgtgctaaaacacccagaacacctgaGCAACtatatagcaatgtgctaaaaacaccaGAACACCcctcaactgcatagcaatgtgctataAACACCCTGAACACCccagcaactgcacagcaatgtgctaaaaacacgcAGAACAGcccagcaactgcatagcaatgtgttaTAAACACCCTGAACACCccagcaactgcacagcaatgtgctaaaaacacgcAGAACAGcccagcaactgcatagcagtgTGTTATAAACACCCTGAACACCccagcaactgcacagcaatgtgctaaaaacacacacaacaccttACCAATTATCTAGCAATGTAATAAAAACACGCAGAACACGCCagcaactgcatatcaatgtgctaaaaacacccACAACACCTTTGCAACTATATATCAATGCGTTACAAtgcccagaacactctagcaatgcactaaatcacacagaacaccctaacaactgcatagcaatgtgctaaaaacactcagaacaccctagctactGAGAGCAATGCACAAAAACggccacaacaccctagcaactgcagagcaatgagctaaaaacacccagaacaccctagcaatggcaTAGCAAGGCACAATGAAAGAAACAACTTTGCAAGCCtcctgtggtggtggtggtgagttttgcatgggcaagcaccactgacatattcttcagaaaatttaaatgGCCAGGCAGTCATTGATCTAATAGCAATTTGCAGTTTTATTGTTTTCACGAATGGCTTCTGATCTACATGACTGAGCTTACTTAAAGAAAATGGAAGCACTGCAATCCTGTCGCCTGCAGGAAAATTGACATTTTCACAGCTTCTTTAACCAAGTGTGGCAGAGTCCCTCTGAGAGGTTTACTCATGTGACATCTTTGACAGACTCATAATACAAACTTACAGCCCTTACGCTCACTGTCTGGGGTTATTTTGGAACAGTCTTATTGGCACTGAGCTGCCATTGTTGGAATGAAAGGAGATAGGGGGATTTGAAAGGAGATCCAGAGAGCAGTTGAACCTGTCTGCACAAGGCAAACACTGAAAATGAGCTCTAGAGATTTTAGCTGAACAACAACTTGGGTTTAATGAAAGGACTTTTTTTCATAGAGACTTGTGCAAGGAAGTATGAGGTTTACCACATTTAGCTAATGACTTCAATTATAGAAGAGACTGAGAAATGGGCCCAACTGACCATCAGTGACAGTTGTTTCTTCTAAAATAGATCCTAGTCTTTCATTCTGTTTGCATTGATACACACTTTCAGAAGAGTTGGACAGTTGATGCATATATAGTGGGGTGGAAAATCTGGAGTCCACTTGTGAAAGTGCTTCTATTTTGTACGcttttataatttgataaaaattgtattattagcaacaatttgaataaaaggataaaaaatgtacatgagtttCAGAATTGTATTTATATGTGCCACTTTTATGTTAATAAGAGCATGCACTCCAGAAGGTATACTCCGAAACTTGATCACAGTTTTTAAAATACTATGACAAAGATCTGAAAATGTCAGAAAAAATTATTCATAATCATATTATTACTTTATGACTAGGAAAATTGTACTTTAATAATACTACATTTTAATACTGTATAACAGCTTAGAATTATTGAAgaatttgtcttaaaaacaaaaGCACTCTATTTGGAAATACCACAAGCTGAATCTGTGAGTATTAGTGTTTGAAACCATTTGTTGCTGCTCTAGTGACCTGCCAGTTGTGGGTTGCATGTTAAATCTTTATCTGCTTGATAGGACAATATCTATTCACTGGTCTGGGTCATGCATTAAAGAGCAGAAAGGGATATCCCACCTAACAATGAAATTATGGCAGCTGAACAAATTGCATTATGATTCCGATTTTGAATCATTTCATCTAGTGAGAGAATCCATTACATTTtcatatacagtaaaatatatatatatatacagtgaggaaaataagtatttgaacaccctgctattttgcaagttctcccacttggaaatcatggaggggtctgaaattgtcatcgtaggtgcatgtccactgtgagagacataatctaaaaaaaaaatccagaaatcacaatgtatgattttttaacaatttatttgtatgatacagctgcaaataagtatttgaacacctgagaaaatcaatgttaatatttggtacagtagcctttgtttgcaattaaacgcttcctgtagtttttcaccaggtttgcacacactgcaggagggattttggcccactcctccacacagatcttctctagatcagtcaggtttctgggctgtcgctgagaaacacggagtttgagctccctccaaagattctctattgggtttaggtctggagactggctaggccacgccagaaccttgatatgcttcttacagaaccactccttggttatcctggctgtgtgcttcgggtcattgtcatgttggaagacccagcctcgacccatcttcaatgctctaactgagggaaggaggttgttccccaaaatctcgcaatacatcctctccttaatacagtgcagtcagccctgtcccatgtgcagaaaaacacccccaaagcatgatgctaccacccccatgcttcacagtagggatggtgttcttgggatggtactcatcattcttcttcctccaaacacggttagtggaattatgaccaaaaagttctattttggtctcatctgaccacatgactttctcccatggctcctctggatcatccaaatggtcattggcaaacttaagacgggccttgacatgtgctggtttaagcaggggaaccttccgtgccatgcatgatttcaaaccgtgacgtcttagtgtattaccaacagtaaccttggaaacggtggtcccagctcttttcaggtcattgaccagctcctcccctgtagttctgggctgatttctcacctttcttaggatcattgagaccccacaaggtgagatcttgcatggagccccagtccgagggagattgacagtcatgtttagcttcttccattttctaatgattgctccaacagtggaccttttttcaccaagctgcttggcaatttccccgtagccctttccagccttgtggaggtgtacaattttgtctctagtgtctttggacagctctttggtcttggccatgttagtagttggattcttactgattgtatggggtggacaggtgtctttatgcagctaacgacctcaaacaggtgcatcgaatttaggataataaatggagtggaggtggacattttaaaggcagactaacaggtctttgagggtcagaattctagctgatagacaggtgttcaaatacttatttgcagctgtatcatacaaataaatagttaaaaaatcatacattgtgatttctggatttttttttagattatgtctctcacagtggacatgcacctatgatgacaatttcagaccctccatgatttccaagtgggagaacttgcaaaatagcagggtgttcaaatacttattttcctcactgtatatatatatatatatatatatatatatatatatatatatatatttatatttcttcttgagacaaaatatttgtcaaattcagtttttttcaAGGTACTTAAAACGTTTTTTCAATAACTGCATtgtaaaaaaatcctgttgtttttacaaaaaaaaaaaaaaaaactggcatcTGTGGTTGCCAgagtaattatgtaaaaaatacaataaaaatgtaaacaacaaatgtcaaattttagtttaaaactgttgtaatttacatgaccatgaTGGTGCTGTaaaaacaattctgttaaatttacataaaaaaacatcataaacttgatattagtctttataaggtattgttaatcaccataaaaatgacagaagagcacatgatgacatgaagttcaccaatagtggctcCTCCAGGATGTactacatgtactctcttgttaaacaatgtaaattcttaccattaattatacaggaaaatcatactttttacatctaaaacaatacaacatttgattgtaaaaactactgctttttcttttaaaatgtataataaaaatatactcTATATTTGACAGTTAATATTCCTTAATCAGTTAaggttttatttctgtagcattttcaAATACTTCAGaagttatgaaatgccaaatgtgattgaaatgtaaAGGAAAGGGTGCACACTTTTCTGcagtggttattttgaatgagCATTATCATAATTTGTTAAGTATTTGCATAAATATTGCCCTTAAATCTACACCATATCACTTTAGTGAGTTTTGTGACACAAGGACAAAACAGATTTGctgttaaaaagaaagaaaaggcccAGACGTTGTTGTAAATGTGAATCCTGTTttcatgtgatttgttactggctaaataaaagtaaaagtaaaaaaaaaattcaaagcactTTGGGCATACACGGTCATCTCTTTAGTCCAAATAAACTTGGATCTTCAAGTGTGAAAACAAAGATAAATTGTGGAATAGAATTGATGGAATGTATAAATTCTTATGGACTTATGAACATTTATAATACAACATGCACAAAAAttaacacaacaaaacacaaaaacaacaattaaatgtgtatttttaattacaGAACCAATCAGAGTTTAATATTCGTTAATACTTGACATAGAAGAGTTCGGTGTGCCCTTTGAGATTAATTTGTAATCAGACACTTAGTGAACTTGGATAAAGTGAACAGGTACTGAGTGCTCTGCTGGTACAATATGGTATTACTGTGATCAGATTTTGTGTTACTGTGGTCAAATAAGTAAATGAATAATCAAGCACTTCTAATTCCAGAACATATTTGGTTAGATTGACAAATTGATATCAAATGAATCATATAATAAATTTTCCCCACTTTCCCATTTGAACTCTGACGACAGAGAAGGTTGCTACAATAAACTCACATGACCTGTATCGGGGTGAACTGAGGACTCAAAAAAGCTACATGTGTTTCACATGAATTGTGATATACATTCATGTGTTTCTAAAGGAAAATTAAAGTCAGTTTTGGTGATcatataacttttattttaaccATATATTTTTGGAGAATCTGATAAAGCTGTAAATGCCATACTGATGTATCATTTTAGTGCTGTAAACATTTACAGTGCTCCATCATTTTCCATTACTCTCTGATAATAAAATAGCATATTGTACCATCTAGTGGATATAAATGGAAATACTACAAATTACACCACACTATAATTTCAATATCCATCACACCTCCATTGTGTAGATTTTGGAACATTACAATTATTACCAGGTACAGGCAGAAAAGAGTCAAGACTTAGCTACCATGTCTGTAAAATTAGAAATAGATGATCAAACACCTTGTTACAACTTGAGTGTGGTTGGAATAATCTTGGACATACACATTTTCCAAAGATGGAAATGAATTTGATTTAAATTTTCATCTTCagtcttattattattttacaattgttattattatttggcaTAATGTTAAGCAGAActgtcaaacacaaaataaaaattaatcttATGAACACAAATCACAAGGTGAAACCAAACAAAACTTGTATTTCTTGAACAAAAGGAACCAGGCTGTTTCTGAAATTTAGCGTGAAAACCGATTTACAGTCAAAGCCCTTGTGGTGGATCTTACCTCTAGGCCAATCTTCAGGTAACCCTTTTAACTGTGGGACAGCATGTGTCTTTTCAGATTACTCGACTGTGTGAAGCTCTTCACACACTGTATGCACTGGAAAGGCTTCTGGCCTGTGTGAATAACACAGTGTCTCTTCAGTTTGGATGGTGCCCCAAAGACTTTGAAGCAGATGTCACACTGGTAGGATTTCGTAATTGTCTCTTCAGGGTATTTGAAGGCACATTTATGTGCATGTAATGTCTTTAATGTGGGAAAACACTCACTACAGCCAGGGCAAATGGGGAGGTCATTTGGTGGTTCAACAAAGCGTCCAGTATGAACCTGGGAGTCCAAATGCTCCTGAACCACATCGTCTTTGAGCCCAGGGACTAGGGATGGTTGAATTAGCTGATACTGATGCAAACGAGGCATGTAACTATCAGGGACATATTTAACTGTGTGCACATCCACAATAGCACAATCTTCAATAACATCATCCATGTCTCGAGAACATTCTTCCTCGGTTCTCTGTTCTGAAGCACAGTAATGAAAAGAAGAGTCAGTTGTGGGTGGGCAGTCACTCACCCTGCCAAAAGGCATGATGTCAGATGTCCTTTTCTCAACAAGCATGGATATGTCAGTTTTATGTATCAGAAGCTCACAAACGGATTTGTCGTTGCATCGAAAAATGACCTCTGACTTGATCTCAACATTCTCTAAATTACTAGTACCACTTGAATCACTGCAGCCACCACTTTGATGAAATTCCTCATGATTCATCTTTTGAGATCGTATATCCTCCGCGACCTGATCTTGTTGCACTGTTATAAAGTCTTCTGCACCTACAAAAACTTGGTCTTCAGATATCTCCTCATTACCAAAGGAAACCATGCTCTGCTGTTCCAAATTTTTACCAACAattacattttggcctgttttCTTGTGTACACTCTGATGGCATTGCAAATGGCACCGCTGTCGAAATGATTTTGAGCACACATGGCACTTAAATTGTCTAGTACCTGTGTGGCTCAAAAAATGTCTAGCGAGCTTGGAAGGAAATTGAAAATTCTTCAGACAGATGCTGCACCGATTCACACCTTTTCTTTGGAGCTTAACGTACATTGGGCTGGAGGTTCCGATCTGTACTTTATCATTCCTTAATGCGTCTGAGCTCTCAATCCCTGCGGTACACGACTCAAATGGCTCTGCCAAGATCAACGATTGTGAGGGAACAATTTGGTCAAGCTTTTGGTACTTTTTGTTTAAGATTGAGTCCAATGTCTGAGGTAAGGGAATACTTCCCCCATCCTGTTTGCAGTTCTTTGTCCCACTGAAAGATTCAGACATATCTGCAATATCTCCTGGTGTTGGTGATTTGGTCCTGTACTTCTCAGTGTCTTCATCTAAGCTAAGAGGATTTTGTCTTTTTGCCATATGCACTCTAAGGTGCCTCTGGAGATGACAGAGCTGCCTGAATGTCATCCTGCAGACGATGCAGGTATAAGGCCTGATGTCTGTATGAATGAACAGGTGTCGAATTAGTTTAGAGGGAAAACAGAATATCTTCAAGCATATTCTACACTGATATCCACCGTTCTTTTTTAGTCGAAGCATACACAGGAGCTTGGAAGACTCAGATGTTGGAGGAATTATCTTTTCAGCAGCTGTGACAGCATTTGGAGAACAACCTGATGAAACAAATCGTACCTCTGGTCCGAAAAAGCTAACGTCGTGGATAGAATTGATTTTGTCTACTGTGGCATTGCCCTGTTGTCTAGTTTTTACAACATCTTCTGCAGCAT
This sequence is a window from Xyrauchen texanus isolate HMW12.3.18 chromosome 30, RBS_HiC_50CHRs, whole genome shotgun sequence. Protein-coding genes within it:
- the znf770 gene encoding zinc finger protein 770 — its product is MKMLNLSNGMPADTWLELSPVKQETSLQNEQETQSESMTDCNTSRNDVLENMKTPQNNQCLTCLKCFSAPSKLKRHVLTHTNHRPFGCRFCAKTFRQLPHLKVHLATHLSERTGKMCPAFQYSPCGSSTPPLQENQECGGKQELCLTTEIADNYVYANVYSMEVMDINQSVTENCNGKKRIYDCPICLKRFGAPSKLKRHYLIHTDQRPFPCSICCHAFRQLSNLKVHIRAHTDSKKNTSPFQSYRFNSLPLPTYSVSNSRLKHSTYNCLARTFRSYSPKHLSLQQSNTCSTDKPKSTATDLIKTESDTASITVPKYVSERYLKMIKYPQGYRCPTCSKCFKALSKLKRHILIHTGRKPFKCTVCAKAFQQKAYLKIHKCKAEYRTEHNSSLRDGQYAQNIIKQSPGAPNAAEDVVKTRQQGNATVDKINSIHDVSFFGPEVRFVSSGCSPNAVTAAEKIIPPTSESSKLLCMLRLKKNGGYQCRICLKIFCFPSKLIRHLFIHTDIRPYTCIVCRMTFRQLCHLQRHLRVHMAKRQNPLSLDEDTEKYRTKSPTPGDIADMSESFSGTKNCKQDGGSIPLPQTLDSILNKKYQKLDQIVPSQSLILAEPFESCTAGIESSDALRNDKVQIGTSSPMYVKLQRKGVNRCSICLKNFQFPSKLARHFLSHTGTRQFKCHVCSKSFRQRCHLQCHQSVHKKTGQNVIVGKNLEQQSMVSFGNEEISEDQVFVGAEDFITVQQDQVAEDIRSQKMNHEEFHQSGGCSDSSGTSNLENVEIKSEVIFRCNDKSVCELLIHKTDISMLVEKRTSDIMPFGRVSDCPPTTDSSFHYCASEQRTEEECSRDMDDVIEDCAIVDVHTVKYVPDSYMPRLHQYQLIQPSLVPGLKDDVVQEHLDSQVHTGRFVEPPNDLPICPGCSECFPTLKTLHAHKCAFKYPEETITKSYQCDICFKVFGAPSKLKRHCVIHTGQKPFQCIQCVKSFTQSSNLKRHMLSHS